The Oscillospiraceae bacterium genome contains a region encoding:
- a CDS encoding diacylglycerol kinase: MRHIFIVNPVSGKADASGTLVPRIITAAKGLEAEYEVQLTEYPGHAVQLARQAAQSGPVRLYACGGDGTLNEVLMGARESETAEVACVPCGSGNDFVRNFGGGERFLDLPDLMQGHAVPIDLIETQYGIAAAICSAGLDAQVAYGIPKFRRLPLCGGSMAYNLSIAQCVCGRMGHKLRVTADGEVLEDDFLMLAICNGCAYGGGFVTAPEADMNDGELDLVLVKKISRLRMARVIGLYKSGAHIQNGRVAPEVADIITYKRVRQVELETLDGRPIVVTQDGECAPRNTLTAKVKPSAARVVLPKSWFERRA; this comes from the coding sequence ATGCGGCATATTTTTATTGTGAACCCGGTTTCGGGCAAAGCGGACGCCAGCGGTACGCTGGTGCCCCGGATCATCACTGCGGCCAAGGGGCTGGAGGCGGAGTATGAAGTGCAGCTCACGGAATACCCCGGGCACGCCGTGCAGCTTGCACGGCAGGCGGCCCAAAGCGGCCCGGTGCGGCTGTACGCCTGCGGGGGCGACGGAACCCTGAACGAGGTCCTGATGGGCGCCAGGGAGAGTGAAACCGCCGAGGTGGCCTGTGTTCCCTGCGGCAGCGGAAATGATTTTGTGCGCAATTTCGGCGGCGGGGAGCGGTTTTTGGATCTGCCGGACCTGATGCAGGGGCATGCGGTGCCCATTGACCTGATCGAGACCCAATACGGCATTGCCGCGGCCATCTGCTCGGCGGGGCTGGACGCGCAGGTGGCCTATGGGATCCCAAAATTCCGGCGTTTGCCGCTGTGCGGCGGTTCCATGGCCTATAATCTTTCCATTGCCCAGTGTGTGTGCGGGCGCATGGGGCACAAGCTGCGGGTAACCGCGGATGGGGAAGTGCTGGAAGATGATTTTTTGATGCTGGCGATCTGCAACGGATGCGCCTACGGCGGCGGCTTTGTGACGGCCCCCGAGGCGGATATGAACGACGGTGAGCTGGATCTGGTGCTGGTAAAAAAGATCAGCCGGCTGCGCATGGCAAGGGTGATTGGGCTTTATAAAAGCGGGGCGCATATCCAAAACGGCCGGGTGGCGCCAGAGGTGGCGGATATCATTACATACAAACGGGTGCGCCAGGTGGAGCTGGAAACGCTGGACGGCCGGCCCATCGTGGTAACGCAGGACGGTGAATGCGCCCCGCGCAACACGCTCACTGCAAAAGTGAAGCCCAGCGCTGCCAGGGTGGTGCTGCCAAAAAGCTGGTTTGAACGCCGGGCGTAA